From Streptomyces sp. SAI-135:
GCCCGCGTTGTACCCGAGGGCGAGGAGTTCTTCGCGGGTGTACCGGCGCACGTGGCGCGCCGGAAGTCTGCCGTCGAGGTCCTTCAGGTGCAGCGCCGCCGCGCGGATCGCGAAGGCGGGGTCGTCCCGCAGGTCCTGCCAGCGCCCGGACAGGCCGTGTGTCCGCCGTACCTGCTCGAAGGCCGCCCGGTGCATGTTGGCCACCCCGAAGGACGCCTCCGGCTTCCACCACTGCCACAGCCGCTCCAGCAGCGGATGGTGGGGCTTGTACGCCTCGTTGTGGAGGACGCCCATCACCAGTCGAGGGGAGACGCCGGCCTCCTCGGCACTGCGTACCACCGCGTCGGCGTAGTCGGCGGGATCGTAGGCACCGGGGCGCAGCGGCGGCACCCTGACGCTGTCAGTGTCCATGCACCGCACGTGCCCTCAAGATCCCGCCGCAATCCCGCCCGGCGCCGATCCGCCCGGCCCGGGAAGAACACGCCCGCCCGGAGCGTCGGAGCGGTCGCGCCCGAGGAGGTGGTCCAGCACG
This genomic window contains:
- a CDS encoding lytic transglycosylase domain-containing protein, producing the protein MDTDSVRVPPLRPGAYDPADYADAVVRSAEEAGVSPRLVMGVLHNEAYKPHHPLLERLWQWWKPEASFGVANMHRAAFEQVRRTHGLSGRWQDLRDDPAFAIRAAALHLKDLDGRLPARHVRRYTREELLALGYNAGERNMRAFARGVPPGPMAWSYLRRFRAGRRRAAEALAG